Proteins from a genomic interval of Ferrovibrio terrae:
- the pcaC gene encoding 4-carboxymuconolactone decarboxylase, translating into MDDKDRYDAGMKVRRGVLGDAHVDRSLTKISDFNGDFQNFITRYAWGEVWTDTTLDRKTRSCMVLSTMIALNRIDEFKLHVKAAFNNGLTKDDIRAVIKQAAVYCGVPAGNSATHWAEEVFAQMEKDGHKF; encoded by the coding sequence ATGGATGACAAGGATCGTTATGACGCCGGCATGAAGGTGCGGCGTGGCGTGCTGGGCGATGCCCATGTTGATCGCTCGCTGACCAAGATCAGCGACTTCAACGGAGATTTCCAGAATTTCATCACCCGCTATGCCTGGGGCGAGGTCTGGACCGACACCACGCTGGACCGCAAGACGCGTAGCTGCATGGTGCTGTCGACCATGATCGCGCTGAACCGTATCGACGAGTTCAAGCTGCATGTGAAGGCGGCCTTCAATAACGGCCTGACCAAGGATGATATCCGCGCCGTGATCAAGCAGGCGGCCGTCTATTGCGGCGTGCCGGCGGGCAACAGCGCCACGCACTGGGCCGAGGAAGTCTTCGCCCAGATGGAAAAGGACGGCCACAAATTCTGA
- a CDS encoding DEAD/DEAH box helicase, producing MTSFNDLGLNPALLTAITAGKYTQPTPIQAQAIPPVLQGRDLLGIAQTGTGKTAAFALPILHRLAAGNRRPAPKTCRALILSPTRELASQIAEKFRAYGHDSKLSVATVFGGVGMNPQVQALARGVDVLVATPGRLMDHMQQGTLRLDAVETVVLDEADQMLDLGFVHAIKRISQALPKQRQSLFFSATMPQNIAQLAAGFLKDPVRVEVTPAATTVERIDQQVVFIEAERKRALLLEIMADPTITRALVFTRTKHGADKVARHLGTGNVPAAAIHGNKSQSQRERALADFKAGRIRVLVATDIAARGIDVTGVSHVVNFELPNVPESYVHRIGRTARAGKDGMAISLCAQDERAYLRDIEKVTRQRIPSTDRRGDEKLAAATAAEPRGENRPQQPRPHGHGQNRGGQRSENRRGDSNGGHRSESRGGQPQGAKPGQKPAGGRRFGKPQGQRPSGNRDGGQRGSVH from the coding sequence TTGACCAGCTTTAATGATCTTGGCCTCAACCCGGCCCTGCTCACCGCCATCACGGCGGGCAAATACACCCAGCCCACCCCGATCCAGGCCCAGGCAATCCCGCCGGTGCTTCAGGGCCGCGACCTGCTCGGCATCGCCCAGACCGGCACCGGCAAGACCGCCGCCTTCGCCCTGCCGATCCTGCATCGCCTCGCGGCCGGCAATCGCCGCCCGGCGCCCAAGACCTGCCGCGCGCTGATCCTGAGCCCGACCCGCGAACTGGCCTCGCAGATCGCCGAGAAGTTCCGCGCCTATGGCCATGACTCCAAGCTGAGCGTCGCCACCGTCTTCGGCGGCGTCGGCATGAACCCGCAGGTGCAGGCGCTGGCCCGCGGCGTCGACGTTCTGGTCGCCACCCCCGGCCGCCTGATGGACCATATGCAGCAGGGCACGCTGCGCCTCGACGCCGTCGAGACCGTCGTGCTGGATGAAGCCGACCAGATGCTGGATCTCGGCTTCGTACATGCGATCAAGCGCATCTCGCAGGCCCTGCCCAAGCAGCGCCAGAGCCTGTTCTTCTCGGCCACCATGCCGCAGAACATCGCGCAGTTGGCTGCCGGCTTCCTGAAGGATCCGGTGCGCGTGGAAGTGACCCCGGCCGCCACCACGGTCGAGCGTATCGATCAGCAGGTGGTCTTCATCGAAGCCGAGCGCAAGCGCGCGTTGCTGCTTGAGATCATGGCCGACCCGACCATCACCCGCGCTCTGGTCTTCACCCGCACCAAGCATGGTGCCGACAAGGTTGCCCGCCATCTCGGCACCGGCAACGTGCCGGCCGCCGCGATCCATGGCAACAAATCGCAAAGCCAGCGCGAGCGTGCCCTGGCCGACTTCAAGGCTGGCCGCATCCGCGTGCTGGTCGCCACCGACATCGCTGCCCGCGGCATCGACGTCACCGGCGTCAGCCATGTGGTGAATTTCGAACTGCCGAATGTCCCGGAAAGCTACGTGCACCGCATCGGCCGCACCGCGCGCGCCGGCAAGGACGGGATGGCGATTTCGCTCTGCGCGCAGGACGAGCGCGCTTACCTGCGCGACATCGAGAAGGTGACGCGCCAGCGCATCCCTTCGACCGACCGTCGCGGCGACGAGAAACTGGCGGCTGCCACCGCTGCCGAGCCGCGCGGCGAGAACCGTCCGCAGCAGCCGCGTCCGCACGGCCATGGCCAGAATCGTGGTGGCCAGCGTAGCGAGAATCGACGCGGCGACAGCAACGGCGGTCATCGCAGTGAAAGCCGTGGCGGCCAGCCGCAGGGCGCGAAGCCGGGCCAGAAGCCGGCCGGTGGTCGCCGGTTCGGCAAGCCGCAGGGCCAGCGCCCCAGCGGTAATCGTGACGGCGGCCAGCGCGGCAGCGTTCACTGA
- a CDS encoding amidohydrolase family protein, with product MSYTRVFTGPKPKLQLPKGACDTHIHFYDDRYQTLPNTPTPPAVGVAEYRQVMDWLGIGRVIVVQANAYGDDNRLVMDSTAALGHDKARAVVVVKPGVTDAELDRLTKAGARGLRVMNLLGGTLKLDVAEEMAARIKPYNWSMLLQLNGRELPEHEAMIKRLPVRIIIDHVGKFIDPVPVDHPSFRCLLRLIDTGNVWVKLAGWYETSLNGKPNYEDVGALARALVKHAPERMIWATNFPHAQADKFGYPDESQLLDLLLDWAPNEADRKKIFVDNPSELYGF from the coding sequence ATGAGCTACACCCGCGTTTTCACCGGCCCGAAGCCGAAGCTGCAACTGCCCAAGGGCGCCTGCGATACGCATATCCATTTCTATGACGATCGCTATCAGACCCTGCCCAACACGCCAACACCGCCGGCCGTCGGTGTTGCCGAATACAGGCAGGTGATGGACTGGCTCGGCATCGGGCGCGTCATCGTCGTGCAGGCCAATGCCTATGGTGACGACAACCGGCTGGTGATGGATTCGACGGCTGCGCTGGGCCATGACAAAGCCCGCGCCGTGGTGGTGGTGAAGCCCGGCGTAACGGATGCCGAGCTCGACCGCCTGACCAAGGCCGGCGCGCGAGGTCTGCGCGTGATGAACCTGCTGGGCGGTACACTGAAGCTGGATGTCGCCGAAGAAATGGCCGCCCGCATCAAACCCTACAACTGGAGCATGCTGCTGCAGCTGAATGGCCGCGAACTGCCCGAGCATGAGGCGATGATCAAACGCCTGCCGGTCAGGATCATCATCGACCATGTCGGCAAGTTCATCGATCCGGTGCCCGTCGACCACCCGTCCTTCCGGTGCCTGCTGCGTCTGATCGATACCGGCAATGTCTGGGTCAAGCTGGCTGGCTGGTACGAGACCTCGCTGAACGGCAAGCCGAACTACGAAGATGTCGGCGCGCTGGCCAGGGCGCTGGTGAAGCACGCGCCCGAACGCATGATCTGGGCGACCAATTTCCCGCATGCCCAGGCTGACAAGTTCGGCTATCCGGACGAGTCGCAACTGCTCGACCTGCTGCTCGACTGGGCGCCGAACGAGGCCGACCGGAAGAAGATTTTCGTAGATAATCCGTCAGAATTGTACGGTTTCTGA
- a CDS encoding mandelate racemase/muconate lactonizing enzyme family protein: MRIKSVDTVTLKIPFSDLYDGPRAKRRGWTEFDTLLVRIETEEGLVGWGEAFAYGCASAVGALIRDTVAPLVTGQEISDVAAFTLKLQHDLHIWGRYGITIFAISGVDIALWDLAAKAAGRNLATHLGGRVRKGITAYASLVRYGGAEPIAAMTKRAVAEGFRDIKLHEIAYEPIAAARAAIGPDVRLTTDVNCAWSLAEAEAMLPKMKALDLYWVEEPTFPPEDYDTHTALSRFGVALSAGENACTAVEFTRLSAALTFPQPSVIKVGGISEFIKATTHAAALGRTVMPHSPYFGPGYWATLQLAAHLPAVGLFEYMYVKPEAYCGHDIPLPQDGRIAIPDTPGIGFKPDEETLRRYRVA, translated from the coding sequence ATGCGCATCAAAAGCGTCGATACGGTCACGCTGAAAATTCCGTTTAGCGATCTCTATGATGGCCCGCGCGCCAAGCGTCGCGGCTGGACCGAATTCGACACTCTGCTGGTGCGTATCGAAACCGAGGAAGGTCTGGTCGGCTGGGGCGAGGCTTTCGCCTATGGCTGCGCCTCTGCCGTCGGCGCCCTGATCCGCGATACCGTCGCACCGCTGGTGACCGGGCAGGAGATCAGCGATGTCGCCGCGTTCACGCTGAAGCTGCAGCACGACCTGCATATCTGGGGCCGCTACGGCATCACCATCTTTGCCATCTCGGGTGTCGATATCGCGCTGTGGGATCTGGCGGCGAAAGCCGCCGGCAGGAATCTGGCGACGCATCTGGGCGGCCGGGTGCGTAAAGGGATCACGGCTTATGCCAGCCTGGTGCGCTACGGCGGCGCCGAGCCGATCGCGGCGATGACGAAACGCGCAGTGGCGGAAGGCTTCCGCGACATCAAGCTGCACGAAATCGCCTACGAACCGATCGCCGCGGCGCGCGCAGCGATAGGCCCTGATGTGCGGCTGACCACCGATGTGAACTGCGCCTGGAGCCTGGCCGAGGCCGAGGCGATGCTGCCGAAGATGAAGGCGCTCGATCTCTACTGGGTGGAGGAACCGACTTTCCCGCCCGAAGATTACGACACCCATACGGCGCTGAGCCGTTTCGGCGTCGCGCTCTCGGCCGGCGAGAATGCCTGCACGGCAGTAGAGTTCACCCGGCTGTCGGCCGCGCTGACCTTCCCGCAGCCCAGCGTGATCAAGGTCGGCGGCATCAGCGAGTTCATCAAGGCAACGACCCACGCCGCCGCGCTGGGCCGCACTGTCATGCCGCATTCGCCCTATTTCGGCCCCGGCTACTGGGCCACCTTGCAACTCGCCGCCCATCTGCCCGCGGTGGGTCTGTTCGAATACATGTATGTGAAGCCCGAGGCGTATTGCGGCCACGATATCCCGCTGCCGCAGGATGGCCGCATCGCAATTCCCGATACCCCGGGCATCGGCTTCAAACCTGACGAAGAGACGTTGCGGCGCTATCGCGTCGCCTGA
- a CDS encoding NAD-dependent epimerase/dehydratase family protein, whose translation MKRVLLTGASGGVGTRLRQLLKPIYPDLILSDLKAPADLRSDETFIPADLADAAAIEKACEGIDGIVHLGGFSVEGPWETILNANIIGCYNLFEAARKKGVKRVVFASSNHVMGFHPRSTKIGIEAVPMPDTRYGLSKLFGEGLGSLYAHKHDIGVLSIRIGNFGDKPLDERRLAIWLRPDDLVQLIRLGLEKPDLVYEVVYGMSDNKRAWWDNSHALSLGYKPGGKSEDFAAEALEAQKKLPKDPVGDYFQGGTPFCSAEFNNDLEKLKKQ comes from the coding sequence ATGAAGCGCGTTCTGCTGACCGGTGCCAGTGGCGGGGTCGGGACCCGTCTGCGCCAGCTGCTCAAGCCGATCTATCCCGATCTGATCCTGAGCGACCTGAAGGCCCCGGCTGATCTGCGCAGCGACGAGACCTTCATCCCGGCCGACCTGGCCGATGCCGCCGCCATCGAGAAGGCCTGCGAGGGCATCGACGGCATCGTGCATCTCGGCGGCTTCTCGGTCGAAGGCCCGTGGGAAACCATCCTGAACGCCAACATCATCGGCTGTTACAACCTGTTCGAGGCGGCCCGCAAAAAAGGCGTCAAACGCGTCGTCTTCGCCTCCTCGAACCATGTGATGGGTTTCCATCCGCGCTCGACCAAGATCGGCATCGAAGCCGTGCCGATGCCGGATACCCGCTATGGCCTCAGCAAGCTGTTCGGCGAGGGCCTCGGCTCGCTCTATGCCCACAAGCACGATATCGGCGTGCTCTCGATCCGCATCGGCAATTTCGGCGACAAGCCGCTGGACGAACGCCGGCTGGCGATCTGGCTGCGGCCCGACGATCTGGTGCAGCTGATTCGCCTCGGCCTGGAAAAGCCCGATCTGGTCTACGAGGTCGTCTACGGCATGTCGGACAACAAGCGTGCCTGGTGGGACAACAGCCATGCGCTGTCGCTGGGCTACAAGCCGGGCGGCAAATCGGAAGACTTCGCGGCCGAGGCACTGGAAGCACAGAAGAAGCTGCCGAAGGATCCCGTCGGCGATTATTTCCAGGGCGGCACCCCCTTCTGCAGCGCCGAGTTCAATAACGACCTCGAGAAGCTGAAGAAGCAGTAA
- the kdgD gene encoding 5-dehydro-4-deoxyglucarate dehydratase — protein sequence MEPNALKAAISTGLLSFPVTDFDTAGNFEPKGYRRRLEWLAPYGATALFAGGGTGEFFSLAPDEYSDVVKTAVETCKDKVPIIAGTGYGTRQAIQYAQEAERLGAAGLLVLPHYLVEADSEGISRHVAAICKSVKIGVIVYNRGVCRLGPDHLARLAEQCPNLIGYKDGIGDLELMVAVRRKMGDRFSYLGGLPTAEFFAAPYKAMGVPVYSSAVFNFIPRTAMDFYRAITADDTATWTKILDDFFMPYSAIRNRRPGYAVSIIKAGVRLVGYDAGPVRTPLVDCSEEEHKMLKTLIDKMGPQ from the coding sequence ATGGAACCCAATGCTCTTAAGGCCGCGATTTCGACCGGTCTGCTCTCCTTCCCCGTGACCGATTTCGACACCGCCGGCAATTTCGAGCCCAAGGGTTATCGCCGCCGCCTGGAATGGTTGGCGCCCTATGGCGCCACGGCACTGTTCGCCGGCGGCGGCACCGGCGAGTTTTTCTCACTGGCACCGGATGAATACAGCGACGTGGTCAAGACCGCCGTCGAGACCTGCAAGGACAAGGTGCCGATCATCGCCGGCACCGGTTACGGCACACGCCAGGCGATTCAATACGCGCAGGAAGCCGAGCGTCTCGGTGCGGCCGGCCTTCTTGTTTTGCCGCACTACCTGGTCGAGGCCGATTCCGAGGGCATCAGCCGACATGTGGCTGCGATCTGCAAAAGCGTCAAGATCGGCGTGATCGTCTATAACCGCGGCGTCTGCCGCCTGGGTCCGGACCATCTGGCGAGACTGGCCGAGCAATGCCCGAACCTGATCGGCTACAAGGACGGTATCGGCGATCTGGAACTGATGGTGGCGGTGCGGCGCAAGATGGGCGACCGCTTCAGCTACCTCGGCGGACTTCCGACGGCGGAGTTCTTCGCCGCGCCCTACAAGGCGATGGGTGTGCCGGTCTATTCCTCGGCGGTATTCAATTTCATCCCCAGGACGGCGATGGATTTTTACCGCGCGATTACGGCCGACGACACTGCAACCTGGACGAAAATTCTCGATGATTTCTTCATGCCCTATTCGGCAATTCGCAATCGCCGGCCGGGTTATGCCGTCAGCATCATCAAGGCGGGTGTCCGTCTGGTCGGCTACGACGCCGGCCCGGTCCGCACGCCGCTGGTCGACTGCAGCGAAGAAGAGCATAAAATGCTGAAGACGCTGATCGACAAGATGGGCCCGCAGTAA
- a CDS encoding FadR/GntR family transcriptional regulator: MTALRRRETLTSQLTKTLTERIVKGTLKPGDKLPSEQELIEQYGVSRTVVREAISSLRAAGLVATQQGVGAFVLAAAANQPFRIDENSLDLIKEVINVLELRIGLEAEAAALAAQRRKPEHLEAMRGALDRMAAAIAASEDAVAPDLDFHQTIAEATGNMHFTHLFGYLGALMIPRARVQTFRFFADDRTAYLNRVNGEHEDIYQAIARQDSDAARSAMRLHLSNSRERLRKAMEPPLSA; the protein is encoded by the coding sequence GTGACGGCACTGCGCCGACGCGAAACCCTGACCTCGCAGCTGACCAAGACGCTGACCGAGCGGATTGTGAAGGGCACCCTGAAGCCCGGCGACAAGCTGCCGAGCGAACAGGAGCTGATCGAGCAGTATGGCGTCAGCCGCACCGTGGTTCGCGAGGCGATCTCCAGCCTGCGCGCCGCCGGCCTGGTCGCGACCCAGCAGGGTGTCGGCGCCTTTGTGCTGGCCGCAGCCGCTAACCAGCCCTTCCGTATCGACGAAAACAGCCTCGACCTGATCAAGGAAGTGATCAATGTGCTGGAACTGCGCATCGGCCTGGAGGCCGAGGCCGCAGCATTGGCAGCGCAGCGGCGCAAGCCCGAGCATCTGGAAGCCATGCGCGGTGCGCTCGACCGCATGGCGGCGGCTATTGCGGCCTCCGAGGATGCCGTCGCGCCGGATCTGGATTTCCACCAGACCATCGCCGAAGCCACCGGCAACATGCATTTCACCCATCTGTTCGGCTATCTCGGCGCGCTGATGATCCCGCGCGCCCGGGTGCAGACCTTCCGCTTCTTCGCCGATGACCGCACCGCCTATCTCAACCGCGTCAACGGCGAACATGAAGATATCTACCAGGCGATTGCCCGTCAGGACAGCGATGCCGCCCGCTCCGCGATGCGGCTGCATCTGAGCAACAGCCGCGAGCGGCTGCGCAAGGCCATGGAGCCGCCGCTCAGCGCCTGA